The following proteins come from a genomic window of Deltaproteobacteria bacterium:
- a CDS encoding SH3 domain-containing protein: protein MNDTEFKKTIAAEVGKWSFANVVAKNLTVTCPLLFVREGMDITSLVQWEKSLAAALDNPTPSHAATRPAAVAKAKPEPVAAQKTVATKTADNEYQIKYPTVLRKDPNFSSVSLTSFSVGTRVTVENRAGDWLEVRSGADGPKGFIRKEFIKPLEVAIK, encoded by the coding sequence TTGAACGACACTGAATTCAAAAAGACCATCGCCGCCGAAGTTGGCAAATGGTCCTTCGCCAATGTCGTAGCGAAAAATCTAACGGTCACCTGCCCCTTGCTGTTCGTGCGCGAGGGCATGGATATCACCAGTCTGGTGCAGTGGGAAAAATCGTTGGCCGCCGCGCTCGACAACCCAACCCCAAGCCACGCCGCCACGCGACCGGCCGCCGTCGCGAAAGCGAAACCGGAACCCGTCGCGGCGCAAAAAACTGTGGCAACCAAAACCGCGGACAACGAATATCAGATCAAGTATCCGACGGTGCTGCGCAAAGATCCCAACTTCTCGTCAGTCTCGCTGACCTCGTTTAGCGTCGGCACCCGCGTCACCGTCGAGAACCGCGCCGGCGATTGGCTCGAAGTCCGCAGCGGCGCTGACGGTCCCAAGGGATTCATCCGCAAAGAATTCATCAAGCCCCTCGAAGTGGCGATAAAATAA
- a CDS encoding ATP-binding protein: MIKRDYGPVLRRLLRRYPCVTLLGPRQCGKTTFIRTELPSWTYMDLERPSDAAPLVADPEARLGQLQGKVIFDEAQRVPELFPVLRGLIDRQRTKMGRFAILGSASPTLVRHISESLAGRTAFVDLPTFRWNEVKTDDQAAAIKSLWLRGGFPQAFLNPKDRDRGEWLEAYTRSFIERDLPALGIDVTAAQMRKLWTMLAHCNGGVWNASQLAASLAVSYHTVNRYVDILEQTFLIRKLPPYFANVGKRLVKSPKIYFRDTGLLHFFLGISSAAMLDTHPARGMSWEAFIIDQVISICQREVPSCRPYFWRTSQGHEIDLVIDLGSKKIPIEVKLHSAPTAQDAASLVQCMRDLKLTRGYLVHSGRQHYSLGNGVMALAADEILTHPRIFFGS, from the coding sequence ATGATCAAGCGCGACTACGGCCCGGTCTTACGCCGGCTGCTACGCCGTTATCCGTGCGTGACCCTGTTAGGGCCGCGCCAATGCGGTAAGACGACCTTTATCCGCACGGAATTGCCCTCCTGGACCTATATGGATCTGGAACGCCCTTCCGACGCGGCGCCGTTGGTGGCGGATCCCGAGGCGCGTCTCGGACAGCTCCAGGGCAAAGTTATTTTCGACGAAGCGCAGCGGGTTCCCGAACTTTTCCCAGTGCTGCGCGGTTTGATCGACCGCCAGCGAACTAAGATGGGACGCTTCGCCATCCTTGGCTCCGCTTCGCCAACACTCGTACGCCACATCTCGGAATCGCTTGCCGGCCGTACGGCCTTTGTCGATTTGCCGACGTTTCGTTGGAATGAAGTCAAAACCGACGACCAGGCGGCTGCGATTAAATCTCTATGGCTGCGCGGCGGTTTCCCTCAAGCATTTTTGAATCCCAAGGACCGTGATCGTGGCGAATGGTTGGAGGCTTACACGCGATCTTTCATCGAGCGCGATCTGCCCGCGCTCGGTATCGACGTTACCGCTGCGCAGATGCGCAAGCTCTGGACCATGCTCGCGCACTGCAACGGTGGAGTGTGGAATGCTTCTCAGCTCGCGGCGTCCCTCGCCGTGAGTTACCACACCGTCAATCGCTACGTCGATATTCTCGAACAGACGTTTTTGATCCGTAAGCTGCCGCCGTATTTCGCCAATGTCGGCAAGCGTCTGGTTAAGAGTCCCAAAATATATTTCCGCGACACTGGCTTGCTGCATTTTTTTCTCGGCATATCGTCGGCAGCGATGCTCGACACCCATCCCGCCCGGGGCATGAGTTGGGAAGCTTTTATCATCGATCAAGTGATTTCGATCTGCCAGCGAGAGGTGCCGAGTTGCCGGCCGTATTTTTGGCGCACGTCGCAGGGACATGAGATCGACCTGGTGATCGATTTAGGCAGCAAGAAGATTCCGATCGAGGTGAAATTACACTCAGCGCCGACGGCCCAGGATGCCGCGTCGCTGGTTCAATGTATGCGCGATTTGAAACTTACCCGTGGTTATCTAGTCCACTCGGGACGTCAACACTATTCTCTGGGCAATGGGGTGATGGCGCTCGCGGCCGACGAAATTTTGACCCATCCACGGATCTTTTTCGGCTCATGA